In one Streptomyces sp. NBC_01288 genomic region, the following are encoded:
- a CDS encoding class F sortase translates to MSASELSELAEEEERQKKRAPWGVIALVLLTGLALIRNGSGEFDIGPPQPASAAAADARTGHTTFGKVPAPLPYSVADRVRIPAIRVDAPVMPVGLDADGWVGAPPPEDPNLAGWFTGAVSPGEKGTAVVVGHVDNKMGPAVFYGLGALKKGNRVEVERKDGKTAVFEIYGIEVFEKKDFPGDRVYASKGTPELRVITCGGGFSKQNGYDGNVVVFARLVEVR, encoded by the coding sequence ATGTCTGCGTCGGAGCTGTCCGAGCTTGCCGAAGAGGAGGAGCGGCAGAAGAAGCGCGCCCCGTGGGGAGTGATAGCGCTTGTTCTGCTGACCGGTCTCGCGCTCATTCGGAATGGTTCCGGGGAGTTCGACATCGGGCCGCCGCAGCCGGCCTCCGCCGCTGCCGCGGACGCCCGGACCGGCCACACCACGTTCGGCAAGGTCCCGGCCCCGCTGCCGTACTCCGTCGCCGACCGGGTGCGGATCCCCGCGATCCGGGTCGACGCCCCGGTCATGCCGGTGGGCCTGGACGCGGACGGCTGGGTGGGCGCTCCGCCGCCGGAGGACCCGAACCTGGCGGGCTGGTTCACCGGCGCCGTCTCCCCCGGCGAAAAGGGCACGGCGGTCGTGGTCGGCCATGTCGACAACAAAATGGGCCCTGCCGTGTTCTACGGACTCGGGGCCCTCAAGAAGGGAAATCGCGTCGAGGTCGAGCGCAAGGACGGAAAGACGGCCGTGTTCGAGATCTACGGCATCGAGGTCTTCGAGAAGAAGGACTTCCCCGGCGATCGCGTCTACGCCTCCAAGGGAACTCCGGAACTCCGCGTCATCACCTGCGGCGGCGGTTTCTCCAAGCAGAACGGCTACGACGGGAACGTCGTCGTCTTCGCCCGCCTGGTCGAGGTCCGCTGA